GCGTCGCCAAACGGGCCAAAGCCGCCACCACCGGCACCGACGTCACCGCGATGAGCCGATCCGCCGCGACCCTGGTCCACCCCGCCCTGCCGCCGGTGATACACGCCGAGGTCGCAGCCGGGCTGAGCATCGACGCCACGCGATTGACCCCGGCCGCGCTCGCGACGTTCAAACACGCCGCCGCCATGGCCAACCCGAAGTTCTACGAACTGCAGCGCCTCCGCAAATCCACCTGGGACACCCCACGCTTCATCCGCGGCTACGACCTCACCCTCGACGACCGACTCATCCTCCCGCGCGGCCTGCGGCACACCATCACCACGATCGTCGAACGCGCCGGATCACGACTGGCCGTCACCGACGCACGCAACCCCGGAACCGAGATCGACGCCGCGTTCACCGGCGACCTCACCGACAAACAGACCCACGCGGTCAGCGCGCTCCTCGCCCACGACGACGGGATACTGGTCGCCCCACCCGGAGCCGGCAAGACCGTCATGGCCTGCGCCATGATCACCGAACGCAACACCTCCACCCTGATCCTCGTCGACCGCAAAGCCCTCGCCGACCAGTGGCGCGCCCGCCTCGAGCAGTTCCTCACCCTCCGACCCGGTCAGCTCGGCGGCGGCCGCCGGAAACTCACCGGCGCGGTCGACATCGCCCTGCTGCCCTCCCTCGCGCGACGCGACGACATCCCCACCCTCACCCACGGCTACGGACACGTCATCGTCGACGAATGCCACCACCTGGCCGCCGCCGCGTACGAACACTGCGTCAAACGGATCGCCGCGCAGTTCTGGCTCGGCCTCACCGCCACACCCACCCGACGCGACGGCCTCGGCCAACTCGTCACCTGGCAACTCGGACCCGTCCGACACACCCTCACCGACGAGCAACAAGGCACCATCGCGGCCGCGATGCAGCCAGACGCCGGACCGAGACGGCTGCTCCACATCCACGACACCACATTCCAACCCGGCGACGTGGACCTCGACGCACCCGGCGCACTCGCCGAAGTCCACCGACGGCTGGCCCTCGACGAACCCCGCAACACCCGGATCGCCGACGACGTCACCGCGGCACTGACACGCGGACGCAACTGCCTCGTCCTCACCCGCCGGATCGCCCACGTCGAGGCGCTCACCACCCTCCTCGCCGCCCGGGGACACCAAGCACTCGTGCTCCAAGGCGCCATGAGCACCACCAACCGACGCACCGTCATCGACCGACTCGACACCGCCAAGGTCGGCGACGGACTCCTCGTCATCGGCACCACACCGTTCATCGGCGAAGGCTTCGACGCCCCCGCCCTCGACACCCTCTTCCTCGCCGGCCCCATCTCCTACGACGGCCTACTCATCCAATGCGCCGGCCGCGTCATCCGCGCCGCACCCGGCAAAGACACCGCCGAAGTCCACGACTACCACGACCCCGCCACCCCCATCCTCGCCGCCTCACTCCCCCGCCGCATGCCCGGCTACCGCACGCTCGGCTTCACCACACCCTGAACCCACGCCCAGCCGTAGCAGCTCGCCCCGCACGCGCCGATGTCCCCGTCGGGGGTTCTCTCCGGCGAGGCGTCGGACCAGGTCCGCTGACCGGCGACCCGGATGTAGGGGCACCGCGGGTCATCAGCTCGCGGACCGCCGCGAGGTGGTCGACTGTCAGCGCGGTGATGATCATCGCCGTGTCTGGCGGATCAGGTCGGCGGCGTGGCCGCGCAGGCGGGCCAGCGCGGTGAGGCGGTGTGTCTTCTGCGCGTTGTCGGGCAGCGGGGCGTGGAGGCGGATCTCCCGGGCGACGAGCAGGGCCAGGTTGACCGCGAACCCGACGGTGAGGTCGTGGCCGTGGATCCGGTCGGTGATCGCCTGTGCGAGGGTCGGGCTGGCGGGTGCGCCGATGGTGTAGAGCAGGGCCAGGTCGTAGCCGGGGAGATATCGGCCGCAGTGTTCGAAGTCGATGATCGCGCAGCGGCCGTCGGCGAGCAGCAGGTTGGCCGGTAACGGGTCGCCGTGTGCGACCTGCCGGGTGTCGCCGCTGGCGTCGACGAGCTGGTGCAGCGCTGCCCGGTCGGCGTCGTCGAGCTGGCCTGCGGCGTGTTCGGCGTCGATGCGGCCGTGGTAGTCGGCGATCGGCTCCGGCAGCGGCGGGTGCGGCATCCACGCGGCCACCGCATGAAGGGTATCCAGCACGACGTCGACGGATCGGCCGTTCACATCGCCGGTCAGGTGTCGCTCGTCGGCCAGGCGGGCGCCTGGCACGCGCGTGAGGACGGTGAGCCGCTCGTCGGCGTACCGCAGCCGGGGCGTGACCACCGGGGGCGGGTCCGCGGCGATGCGCCGGTAGACATCGAGTTCATGCTCGCGGCGGCCGGTCCAGTACGGATCGTCGGTGGTGAGCAGCTTGACCACGACCGGCTCACCGTCGCGGGACCCGGCGGCCACGATCGCCTTGTCCGTGTGATGCAGCAGCCCTTCGACCATGATCCCGACCCGGGCGGCGTGCTGGCGCAGCGCCGACCGAGCGTCAGGGTCGGTTGGCCGGAACACGATCTGGGACGCGGAGGAGGACATCAGGTCATCCTGCCCGCCGACGGGGTCACGGCCAACGGGCGGCACGCCAGCCCGAGCTGGTGACGGCGCGCCTTCGTCACCATTTGTCGTGCCGGCCGATGACCGCGCCGGGAAAGAACAGTGACATCGGACAGCGGTCTTCATGGCCGGGCCCGCCAGCAGGCGGGCCGAGCCCTCGGCTCCTCTCGATCGTCCGGGCGGGGGCGGTGATGCGGGGTGGCGGCGATCATCCATATCACGGGCGGTGCAGGACGCAGACGACTTTGCCGAGGATTGTCGCGTGATCGCCGGGCAGTACCGGGTAGCGCGGGTTGCGGGGGACGAGCTCGGTGCGACCGTCGCGCTTTCGGTACTGCTTGACGGTGGCTTCCCCGTCGAGCATCGCGGCGACGATGTCGCCGTTGTCGGCGGCCGCCTGCTGCCTCACCACGATGATGTCGCCGTCGGCGATGGCCGCTTCGATCATGGAGTCGCCTCGTACCCGCAGCGCGAACAGCGGGCCCCGGCCGACCATGTCGGCGGGCAGGGACAGCACCTCCTCCACCAACTCTTCGGCGAGGATCGGCGCGCCGGCGGCGATGGATCCCAACAGGGGCACAGCGATTCCCGACAAGGCGCCCGAATCCATTGATGGCTTGTCACCAGGCAGAGGGCGGGCATCAACCGCTCGCGGCCCGCCAGGGGCCCGCCGGATCAGGCCGTGGTGTTCGAGGGCCTTCAGGTGATGCGCCACCGACGAAGGGGAACCAAGCCCGACGGCCACACCGATCTCCCGCACCGTCGGCGGATAGCCATGCCGCTGAACCCAGTTACGGATCACGTCAAGAATCTGCCGCTGCCGGTCGGTCAACGACACCGGATCAGATGGCACGTCAGGAACGGTCACCCCAAAACGATACCGCACATCAGAACATGCGTACTAACTCTGCGGTATAGTCGCGTTGTCTGCGCATCATCGAGACATGGCTTCAGTGCACCCCTTAACGGAACGTGGTCCCCGCAGTTCCGACGCCGCCTCGCACGCGTTCACGGTTGCCGGCAGCGGCGCGAGGTGCGTCTCGATGCGGCGCGGAACGGCGGTACCGAATCGACCAACTGCCATACCTTCGGCGCGGGCCAGAGGACGGTTCGTGTGTCGGCTGCCGGGACCGCTCGGCCGGTTCTGCCGAGGGGAAAGCTTCCAGCGCCGCTGTACTCCCTCCGTCGCCGTCCGTTCTCAGCTGGCTTCGGCGAGGATCGGCCGGCTCATTCGCCAGACTCGGACTGAATACGGAGCGTCTCACCTCTTAGTGGTTCAGGTCGTAAGTCCTTCGGGGGTTGACGGTCCGGACCTGGCGCGGTTGGTGATCAAGAGGTCCTGGGGCTGAGCTTGAGGTCGCAGACCAGGTCGAAGGCTTCCTCGGTGGTGCCGGTGAACCAGACCTGGTTCTCGTAGTCGTTCGTGCTGGCGGTGTGGATGGCGGTACCCCACCGGTGGGCGGAACCGCCGTAACGCAGTCGCATCAGGGGGAGCCGTTCACCGTCGGTCAGCTCGACGGTGACGTAGGCGAACTGGCCGTGGTACCGCACGTGCACGCCCGCCACCTGTGGCCAGTTCCGGCGGGCGTGCCCGCTCAGCCGCTGGATCAAGGACGCCTTGGTCGACGCGGGGATCGTGGGCATGGCCTCATCCTCCCCGTTCGCGGCGTGTCACGTGCCGCTGTCGAGCCGTCATCCGGCAAGGATCGTGATCCGCCACGGGGGCCGTCGATCGACCGTGGAGTCCTCCAGTGCCCGCCTGCCACGCCCGCCAGATCACCGTGTCCGCCGCCGACCGGCACCGGCTCGAAACCCTGGCCCGCTCACATGCCGCCGGCTACCAGCAGGTCATCCGCGCCCGGATCGTCCGCGACGCCGCCCGTGGCCACTCCAACGCGGCGATCGCCCGCCGGCATCAGGTCACCGTCGACACGGTACGACGCTGGCGCGGTCGGTACGCCGACGAGGGCATGGCCGGGCTGACAGACCGACCCCGCAGCGGACGACCGCCCCGTCTCACCCCGGTCCAGATCGCCGAGGTCAAAGCCCTGGCCTGTCAACTACCGGCCGAGACCGGCACACCGCTGTCGAAGTGGAACTGCCCCGACCTCGCCAGAGAGGTCGCCGCCCGGGGAATCGCCGAGACGATCTCACCGGCCACGATCCGCAGAATCCTGGCCGCCGACACGATCAAACCCTGGCGACACCAGTCGTGGATCTTCATCCGGGACCCGGACTTCGCCACCCGCGCCACCCGCGTCCTGAACCTCTACCAGCGCGTCTTCGACGGTCGGCCACTGGGCGACGACGAGTACGTCATCAGCGCCGACGAGAAGACCTCCATCCAGGCCCGCTGCCGCTGCCACCCCACACTGCCCCCCGGCACCGGCCGCGCCATGCGGGTCAACCACGAGTACGACCGCGGCGGCGCCCTCGCCTACCTCGCCGCCTACGACGTGCACCGCGCCCACGTCATCGGACTCTGCCACGACACCACCGGCATCACCCCGTTCACCGACCTCGTCGACGAGGTCATGACCCGGGAACCGTACGCCTCCGCCCGCCGCGTGTTCTGGATCGTCGACAACGGCTCCTCCCACCGGGGCCAGACCGCGATCGACCGCCTGCGCAGGCGCTACCCCAACGCCGTCATGATCCACACCCCGGTCCACGCCTCCTGGCTCAACCAAATCGAGATCTACTTCTCCATCGTGCAACGCAAAGTCGTCACCCCCAACGACTTCACCAGCCTCGACCAGGTGCAATACCGCCTCGCCGCCTTCGAACAGCGCTACAACGCGACCGCCCGGCCCTTCAGATGGAAGTTCACCCCGACCGACCTCACCGACCTACTGGCCCGGATCGAACGACACGAACGGAAAGACCCACACCCCGAGCAACACGCCGACTGCCAACACCAGCCCGCCGCACACGCCCAGGCCGCGTAACCCCGAAGGACTTACGACCTGAACCACTTAGGACAAGATCAAAAGATCGGCCGGTGCCTGTGGCGTTGATACCGGGTAGGCCCGCGGTGGTATCGAGCAGCATGGCGGTGACGTCTTTCGGGTAGGGGTAGCCGTTCCACTGCAAGTGCCAGTGCGGACCAGCGCCAATGAGTCGACGGCGTAACCGGTAGTCGTTGAAGCCAGTGGGTCGGGCGCGGCCGAGCGGATCGTAGAACCAGTAGCCAATGGCCCACCTACCGGAGACATCGCGGGCGCTGAGGCGGGTGACCAGCGCGCGGAGGATCTGGGCGACGCCGTCAGGTGGAACGGGGTTGAAGCGCAGTGAGTCCCGCTCCGTCGGCGTCAGCGGGACATCGGGCGTCCACCATCGTCGCCCGTCTCGGCTGGCCCCGGAGTAGCTCGCGAAGCAGCTGTCATCGAACAGGGTGCGCCGTCGACCGGTGACGGTCATCCGGGCACCGGTGGGTAGGTGGACCAGTCGGTAGGTTTCGTTGTCGTCGAGGTGGCTCAGGCGCAGCCCTGGCAACTCGGCCGTGTCCTTCCCGACGCCGTTGGGAACGAGGTAGCCGAGGACGTTGGTGGGACACTCCGCAACGACGACGAGGTCGTCGAAGCGCGGGGACATCGTCAGCGTGCAGTGAGTCAGCGTGCTGACGATCGAGCTGCCGACGAGTACCCCCGTGTCGCCGGCGTTGAACAGATGTGTGGCGAGCAGGGTGCGGAGCCGTTGCTGGGGGAGGCTGCAGCGGTCCAAGCCGAGGTCGCCGTTACGCCCGACGCCCTGGCGGGCTGCCATGATGTGCTCGCCGGTGTACGCCGCCCGTACCCGGGCCCGCGCTGAACGAAGTGAATGGGACATGCGTGACCCTCCACGCCGCCCGGCCAGCGGTTGTCACACAGCCATGAGGTCAAGAAGACAGACTCGGTGGAGCGGGCGCACCACACCCTTGCTCGCGCGTCCGCCAGGTCCGGGTGGTTGGCGTACGTCACTTCCGACCCTCCACCGCAGCCGGATCTGCTGAGGCTAACACGTGCGTGCCGCGCCGGCCCCAAGGCGAGCCGGTGACGGGTCGCTATTGAGAGCGGCACAGGCGTCCGTTCCGAGAGCAGGTTCGCGCCTTGGACGACACGGTCTGGCGACGTGTTTGTGTTCTCCACGATCCTGACGCCGCCTGTCGGGCCTGGCCCTGACGTTCCTGCTCACCGCGCCGAACTTGCCCTGTGGGCTTTTTCCCGTGCGGGATAGGTCTGTGGACAGAACAGGCGGACCCGCGGGGCAGGGATCTCGTAGTCCTGCTTCCGTATCAGCTGGCCGCGGACAAGTAGGCGGCCAGCAGTCAGGTGGGTGCGGACGACGCCGACAGCGGGCGCCTTGCGGCTTGCTCCGTCAGGGGACCGTGATGTCGAGGGCGGGAAGAGATCAGCCGGTCGCCGGTAGCCCGGCGGCTGGGATACTGACGCGGTGCCCACCGATCCCGGACCACAGATGAACACCAGTCTCGTGAGCCGGTACGCCGACCTGCGCAAGCAGGCCGGCGGGATGACTGAGTCGGTACGCGGGATGCGGTTAAACACCCTGATCGCCGACGCGCTGGTTCGCGACGGAATCGACGCCGAGGCCGATCAGCGGGGGCCACACGGCGAAGTCGACGTCGCGTTCTGTTACGACGGCACCTGGTGGCTGCTGGAGGCGAAGTGGTACGCCGACCCGATCACCGACGAACCGCTACGCCACCTGAGTGATGTGCTGACCGAGCGGCGACCGGGCACCATGGGCATCCTCGCCTCGTGGTCGGGGTTCGCCGCCAGCGCGCTACGCCGCGCTGAACGATCCCGCGACGTCGTACTGCTCGACCGCACCCACCTGGAAGCATTGATCAGCGGTACCGTGTCCGGACCCGAACTCATCGACGCTGTGAACCGGTCGCTGTCGGTGTTCGGCCACCCGAACCTGCCGTTGGCGACGCTTCTGCGCCCACGACGCCCGGACCCGGACCCGCTACGGTCGGGTGTCCCCGATGGCTTCACCCCGGCTGCCGTCGCAGCACCCGGCGCGGTAGATCCCACCGTGACTGCCTACGGCACCACGATCGCCGGCATCACCGCCGACCACGGCCGACTGCTCATCACCGTGGACGACGGCATCATGGACCTCGCCGTCGGTCGCCGCGCCCAGCCTCGCCGGCGTCTGGAACTCACCGACTGCGTCGGCAGCCCGTTAGCCACGACCGATGGTGACCTCTTCGTGGTCCGCAACGGCGGGGTGCTGCGCCACCGGCAGGACGCCTTGGAAGTGGCCGCAGGCGGCTTTACCCGCCCGCCGATCATCGTCCCCGGCCCGCACGGCACACCGTGGCTGCTGGACCGCGACACGGTCGGCTGGCCCGGCACCGAGCACGCCAGTCTGGTGCAGATCGGTGACCACCTCGGCGACCAGCAGCGATGGCCCGCAGGGCTCCCGGCGGGCGCCTGCCAGACGGCGTGCTGGCTGTACGAACGCACGTTCTTCGTGCTCGGCGACGGGCACAGCGCGATCACCGACGTCGACACCGGCAAGCACCGGTGGGTCGTGACCCCGGTCGGCCGGCCGCACGGCCTCATCCGTCTCGACGAGCGCCACGTCCTGATCGTCGGTGCCGATCGCCACGTCCTCATCACCGTCCTCGACACCGCCACCGGGCAGGCGACCGAACCAACGCCGATCAACCTGACCGGCCCGGTGCGCGGAGCGGCACGTATCCGCGATGCCCTGATCATCCTGGCCGGCGCACCGGTCGACCACGCCACCGTCGTGCCGGTAGTCGCTCGACTTGACCTGCCCAGCCTGGTGTAGTTCCTACCCCGATAACCGGCGCTGATGACTGCATGGTCACGCCCTCGCGAGCGGCCGCCTGTTCGACGGGGCGGGCTGGGTACGTGCGAGCGGGATCACCGCCTGCCAGATGCCGTATGCCCTGCTTTTCCCATGTCCCGTGGACAGACCAGGCGGACCCGCAGGGCAGAGATTTCGTGGTCCTGCTTCTGTATCAGCTGGCCGCGGAGGCGATGAGGTCACGTGCCCCGGCCCGCAGCAGGGCGTCGGCGACTCGGCGTCCCAGGTCGTCGGCGTCGCAGTGGGGTCCTCGCATGGTCGCGGTGACCTGCTTGGCGCCGTCGGGGCTGTAGACGGCACCGTGCAGTCGTACAGCGTTCGACTCGACTTGGGCGAGCCCGCCGATCGGGCTGTGGCAGTGGCCGGTGAGCGCGCGGAGCATGGCGCGTTCGGCGGTGGCCGCCAGCGCGGTGGCCGGGTCGTTCAGCTGGGCGACGAGGCGGGTCGTCGCGGTGTCGCCGGTGCGGGTGGTGACCACGATCGCGCCGGCGCCGACGGCGGGCAGCATGTCCTCGACCGGAAGCACCTGGGTGATCCGGGCGGTCTGGCCGATGCGGCGGAGCCCGGCGACGGCGAGGATCATCGCGTCGTACTCGCCCTGGTCGAGTTTGCGCAGTCTGGTGTTCGTGTTACCGCGTACGGCGGTGACGCGCAGGTGTGGCCAGCGGGCGGTGAGTTGGGCGCGGCGGCGCGGCGAGCTGGTCGCGACGGTCGCGTCGGCGGGCAGGTCGTCGAGCGTGCCGCCGTGGCGGGACACCACCGCGTCGTGCACATCCTCGCGTGGCAGGTAGGCAGCGATCGTCAACCCCTCGGGCAGGGCGACGTCGCCGGGGACGTCCTTGAGGCAGTGCACGGCGATCGTGACCTCCCCGGCGAGTTGGGCGCGGTCCAACTCGCGGACGAACGCGCCCTTGCCGCCGATGACCGCGAGGTCACCGGTCCACCGGTCGCCGCTGGTCGTCATCGGCGCCAACCGGATCTCCACGGCAGGGTCGAGCAGCGCCAACATCCCGGCGACCTGCTCGGCCTGCGCGAGGGCCATCGGAGAGGATCGGGTGCCGACGGTGATCAGTTGTATCGCCACCCCGACAGGGTACGGCCGCGCCCCGTCGTGGCCGGAACAGCGGCAGCGACGCGCCGGGGCGGCTCAATCCACCACCGGACGCACGGGCGGTGCACCGAGGACCTCCCACGAGGCGACCCCGAAGGGCGCGGTTTGTCATATGCGCCCGATATCGTCGCCGCGCATCCGCATCGCCTGCTCACGGAGGGTCAGACCATATGGTTGGTTCCGCGCTTGACACCGTCTCCGCGGATGAGGCCCGCGCCCGGCTCGCCGACCAGCTCCTCGCCAGCGGCTGGATCAGTTCGCCGGCGGTGGAGGCGGCGTTTCGCCGGGTGTCGCGACATCTGTTCGCGACCGACGGCGTCAGCGTCGAGGCCGCGTACGCCGATGACGTCGTCGTCACCAGACGCGGCCCGGACGGACGCGCGACGAGTTCGATCTCCGCGCCGTGGCTGCAGGCCTACATGCTCGAGCAGGCCACGCTGGCACCCGGTGCCCGGGTCCTTGAAGTCGGCTCCGGCGGCTACAACGCCGCGCTGGTCGCCGACGTCGTCGGCCCGGACGGCACAGTCGTCACCGTCGACATCGACGCCGACGTCGTCGACCGCGCCCGTACCGGCCTGGACCGTGCCGGCTACCGGCAGGTGACGGTGGTACACGGCGACGGCGAGTACGCACACCAGCCCAGCGCCCCGTTCGACGCCATCATCGTCACGGTGGAGGCACCGGACCTTCCCCCGGCCTGGCTCGACCAACTCACCCCAGATGGTGTTCTCATCGTGCCGCTGCGGATACGTGGCATGACCCGGTGCCTCGCCCTGCGACGCCACGAGGATCATCTTCTCGCCACCGCGGCACTGCAATGCGGGTTCGTACCGATGCAGGGCAACGGACGCCATCCCACCCGCCGCCTGGCCCTGCACGGCGACGACGTCGTCCTGATCCTGGACGACACCACCACCGAGGTGAACCCGGACGCACTCGCGGCGGCGCTGCACTCCCCGCGGCGGGAGGCCTGGTCGCCGGTCACCATCACGATGCGGGAAGGCCCTTCTTTCGAGTCACTGCACCTGTGGCTGGCCAGCCAACCCCGGCCCTTCGGCACCCTCGCCGTCGACCGCGAACGCGCCGCCGGCCTGGTCGATCCGCAGGACCGGTTCTTCTGCCCGACCCTGCTCACCGCCGACAGCTTCGCCTACCTCGCGATGCGCAAGCTCGATGACACCACCTGGCAGTTCGGCGTCCACGGCTTCGGACCCGACGCCGACACCCTCACCGCCGACATGCTTGACCTCATCACGGTCTGGGAACACGACCACCGGCACCACCCCGGTCCGACGATCACCGTGCACCCCACCGGCACACACCCGCCTACACCCGATGTACCCCAGCTGCTCGTGACCCGCCGCCACGCCACGACGGCCGTCACCTGGCCCGCCCTCGGCAACCCGCGATGACCGCCGACCCGCCGCGCGTCGAACGACTCTCGCACCAGTTCCCGACCCTCGTCATCGTGCGCGGAAACTCGGCAAGCGGAAAGACGACTGCGGCCCGGGAAGCACGACACCGCTACGGGCGCGGCTGCGCCCTGCTGGAACAGGACTACCTGCGCAGAACCATCCTGAGGGAGCACGACAGCACCCACATCCAGCCGGTCGCCCCAGCGTTCATCACCGCGACCGCCCGCACCGCCCTCGACCTGGGCTACCACGTCATCCTCGAAGGCATCCTGCACACCGAACGCTACGCCACGGTCCTGCTCCAACTCATCGACAGTCATCCCGGACCGGTCGCTGTGTTCTACCTGGACGTCTCCTTCGACGAAACCGTCCGCCGCCACCTCAACCGGGCCGAGCCCATCCCCGTGACCCCTGACGAGATGCGCCGCTGGTACGCCCATCGCGACCTGCTCGGCGTCCCCGGCGAAACGGTCATCGGCGAAACCAGCACCTTCGAGCAAACGGTCACTACCATTCTGCACACCAGCGGCCTCACCAGGGCGACATCGCAGACGCCATGCCCACGGCGTTGCCGGCGCTGCGACCGCGAATCCGACCAGACCGCTGCCACCACCGCAGCAGGCGGGTGACCCATCGTGGGGACGGGCGGTGCGTGAACCGACGATGACGCCGAGGTAGTCGTCGTCGAGTTCGCGCAGGTTGATCGAGCCTCGACGTGGAGGCTAACCGGTTCACAGTGGCCCACCACCCGCCTGCCCTTGTCCGCCCTCGGACGCCCTGGCCTTGTTCGCGGGCCAACATCCTCAGTGTCTGCCAGCGACTCACCGCGACCAACCCACCGCCACCACTGCCCTACCCGTAGCACAATGTGACTCAGCGAAACGAGAGAGAACCGCAACGATTGTTGGGGCCGACCATGGTGAACGACGAGCTGCGGCTGGAGCTGCTAGCCCTTGCGGATGAGGACCAGCGTGTCCGGAAGGCCGCAGGTGAGCGGGCAGGGCCCGGTGAGGAGATCCCCGACGACATCGCCCGGGAGTGGACGCGGGTCGACGAACGTAACACCGCTCGGCTGGCCGAGATCGTCAGCGAGCACGGGTGGCCCACCCGCAGTCTCGTCGGCGACGACGGCGCCAACGCCGCCTGGCTGCTGGCCCAACACGCCGACCACAACCTGGACCAGCAGAAACGCTTCCCCGACCTCATGCACGCCGCCGTAGCCGTGAACGAGGCCAGCGCCGTCGACTTGGCCTACCTGACTGACCGGGTAGCCACACATGCCGGCCAGCCGCAGATCTACGGCACCCAACTGCGCCCCGGCCCAGACGGCCGGCTGACGGACTACCCGATCGCCGACTCCGACACGGTTGACCAGCGGCGAGCCGCGCTCGGCCTTGACCCATTGGTCGACTACATCGCGGCCAGCCAGCAAAGGTAGGCAGGGCGCCAGGTGGGCACGCGAACCCGGCAGACGCGACGGCTACGCCCGGGCAGACGACGGAACGCCAACACCACCAACGCATCCAGCAGACGCACCGCTCGTCCTGCCTACGGGCCGCGGCAGGAGTCGAACCTCGTGGGACAGGGCGAAGGACGGTACCGGTGAGTCTTGACGAGGTCGCCGCCGGACTGCAGACCGTACTCGAACAGATCGCCCGGCAACGCGCCGGCCTGGCCGCCACCGAGTCCTCGGTCAACGCCGCATCGAATCGGCTACGAACCGCCACCGCCGGCAGCGACCACATCCTCGTACGACAGGCCCTCACTGCGGCGGCAGCCTCCACCACGCGACTACGTGAGGCAGACCGCCATCTCGCCGAAGCAACGATGGCGATCATCGAGTACGGGAAGGCCATCGGCGTCGTCCTCGCCCTCCCCCGGGACAATGCACCGCCGTCGGCGGCAGCATCAACGCGCCCTGAAGCAACGGGTAGCCGGCGTGAGATCAGCCCGCAGCCGCGGGCGGCGGCTGAGACTCCGTCCGGCCAATCAACACCGACGGGTGACGCCGCGCCGGCTCCATACGTGCCGGGGTTCCTGGAATCCTTGCCCGTGCGCCGGTCGGCGGACGCCCCGACCGACGGGGTCATCACCACGACGGACGGCGAGAGGATCAGTGATGTACACAGCGGCAAGGGCGGGCCGGGTAAGGGCGGCCCCGGCCTCCGTCCGCCGTTCAAACACTACGTGTCCGCCCTCGACCATGCCGAAGGCCACGCGGCAGCGCTGATGCGCACCCGTGGCATCACGGAGGCCACCCTGTACCTGAACAACACGCCATGCGTGGAACCGATGGGCTGTGACCGGGTCCTACCGTATGTGCTGCCGAAAGACGCGACACTCACCGTCTACGGCCCGAACCGGTATGTCACCGTGTACCGGGGCAACGGAAAGGGGTTGGCATGAGCAGTGAACCGGTCACGGTCTCCTACGACCGCACCGAGCCGGTGACCATCGACCGGCTCGACGACCTCGACGCGCTACTCGACCGGATAGCCGCCACCCCCGACTACCAGCGGTTCCCCGTCATGGTGTCACTGGAG
The sequence above is a segment of the Solwaraspora sp. WMMD406 genome. Coding sequences within it:
- a CDS encoding DEAD/DEAH box helicase, yielding VAKRAKAATTGTDVTAMSRSAATLVHPALPPVIHAEVAAGLSIDATRLTPAALATFKHAAAMANPKFYELQRLRKSTWDTPRFIRGYDLTLDDRLILPRGLRHTITTIVERAGSRLAVTDARNPGTEIDAAFTGDLTDKQTHAVSALLAHDDGILVAPPGAGKTVMACAMITERNTSTLILVDRKALADQWRARLEQFLTLRPGQLGGGRRKLTGAVDIALLPSLARRDDIPTLTHGYGHVIVDECHHLAAAAYEHCVKRIAAQFWLGLTATPTRRDGLGQLVTWQLGPVRHTLTDEQQGTIAAAMQPDAGPRRLLHIHDTTFQPGDVDLDAPGALAEVHRRLALDEPRNTRIADDVTAALTRGRNCLVLTRRIAHVEALTTLLAARGHQALVLQGAMSTTNRRTVIDRLDTAKVGDGLLVIGTTPFIGEGFDAPALDTLFLAGPISYDGLLIQCAGRVIRAAPGKDTAEVHDYHDPATPILAASLPRRMPGYRTLGFTTP
- a CDS encoding phosphotransferase, which produces MSSSASQIVFRPTDPDARSALRQHAARVGIMVEGLLHHTDKAIVAAGSRDGEPVVVKLLTTDDPYWTGRREHELDVYRRIAADPPPVVTPRLRYADERLTVLTRVPGARLADERHLTGDVNGRSVDVVLDTLHAVAAWMPHPPLPEPIADYHGRIDAEHAAGQLDDADRAALHQLVDASGDTRQVAHGDPLPANLLLADGRCAIIDFEHCGRYLPGYDLALLYTIGAPASPTLAQAITDRIHGHDLTVGFAVNLALLVAREIRLHAPLPDNAQKTHRLTALARLRGHAADLIRQTRR
- the lexA gene encoding transcriptional repressor LexA produces the protein MTVPDVPSDPVSLTDRQRQILDVIRNWVQRHGYPPTVREIGVAVGLGSPSSVAHHLKALEHHGLIRRAPGGPRAVDARPLPGDKPSMDSGALSGIAVPLLGSIAAGAPILAEELVEEVLSLPADMVGRGPLFALRVRGDSMIEAAIADGDIIVVRQQAAADNGDIVAAMLDGEATVKQYRKRDGRTELVPRNPRYPVLPGDHATILGKVVCVLHRP
- a CDS encoding PH domain-containing protein, with amino-acid sequence MPTIPASTKASLIQRLSGHARRNWPQVAGVHVRYHGQFAYVTVELTDGERLPLMRLRYGGSAHRWGTAIHTASTNDYENQVWFTGTTEEAFDLVCDLKLSPRTS
- a CDS encoding IS630 family transposase; the encoded protein is MPACHARQITVSAADRHRLETLARSHAAGYQQVIRARIVRDAARGHSNAAIARRHQVTVDTVRRWRGRYADEGMAGLTDRPRSGRPPRLTPVQIAEVKALACQLPAETGTPLSKWNCPDLAREVAARGIAETISPATIRRILAADTIKPWRHQSWIFIRDPDFATRATRVLNLYQRVFDGRPLGDDEYVISADEKTSIQARCRCHPTLPPGTGRAMRVNHEYDRGGALAYLAAYDVHRAHVIGLCHDTTGITPFTDLVDEVMTREPYASARRVFWIVDNGSSHRGQTAIDRLRRRYPNAVMIHTPVHASWLNQIEIYFSIVQRKVVTPNDFTSLDQVQYRLAAFEQRYNATARPFRWKFTPTDLTDLLARIERHERKDPHPEQHADCQHQPAAHAQAA
- a CDS encoding restriction endonuclease, with translation MNTSLVSRYADLRKQAGGMTESVRGMRLNTLIADALVRDGIDAEADQRGPHGEVDVAFCYDGTWWLLEAKWYADPITDEPLRHLSDVLTERRPGTMGILASWSGFAASALRRAERSRDVVLLDRTHLEALISGTVSGPELIDAVNRSLSVFGHPNLPLATLLRPRRPDPDPLRSGVPDGFTPAAVAAPGAVDPTVTAYGTTIAGITADHGRLLITVDDGIMDLAVGRRAQPRRRLELTDCVGSPLATTDGDLFVVRNGGVLRHRQDALEVAAGGFTRPPIIVPGPHGTPWLLDRDTVGWPGTEHASLVQIGDHLGDQQRWPAGLPAGACQTACWLYERTFFVLGDGHSAITDVDTGKHRWVVTPVGRPHGLIRLDERHVLIVGADRHVLITVLDTATGQATEPTPINLTGPVRGAARIRDALIILAGAPVDHATVVPVVARLDLPSLV